From the genome of Candidatus Methylomirabilis sp., one region includes:
- a CDS encoding restriction endonuclease — MAVAVLLGFLLIGLIIFSSRKAPVVMERDFYRDRGSPPAGIAGLAMPEFERLCVKLLEEMGLVVDSVVRPSERELDIQAVNPQPVTGGDYLVHCILAEDDEPIHPSRVSALADTVKGERATKGILITTGYFVEEVAKRLEGPPIELINGQRFSQLLTEFRIPLPS; from the coding sequence GTGGCAGTGGCCGTCCTCCTGGGATTTCTCCTGATCGGGCTCATCATTTTCTCGTCCCGCAAGGCCCCCGTCGTCATGGAGAGGGACTTCTACCGGGACCGGGGGTCGCCCCCCGCGGGCATCGCCGGTCTCGCGATGCCCGAGTTCGAGCGCCTCTGCGTGAAGCTGCTCGAGGAGATGGGCCTGGTCGTGGACAGCGTGGTCCGCCCCTCGGAGCGGGAGCTGGACATCCAGGCCGTGAACCCCCAACCGGTCACCGGGGGGGACTACCTGGTCCACTGCATCCTGGCGGAGGACGACGAGCCGATCCACCCGTCCCGGGTCTCGGCCCTGGCCGACACGGTGAAGGGGGAGCGGGCCACCAAGGGGATCCTCATCACGACCGGCTACTTTGTGGAGGAGGTCGCCAAGCGTCTCGAGGGGCCTCCCATCGAACTGATCAACGGACAGCGGTTCTCCCAGCTCCTCACCGAGTTCCGGATCCCCCTCCCGTCCTAA